A single Carettochelys insculpta isolate YL-2023 chromosome 2, ASM3395843v1, whole genome shotgun sequence DNA region contains:
- the CX3CR1 gene encoding CX3C chemokine receptor 1, with amino-acid sequence MEKELPTQNWQSLAMTDAFQEATTEFAYDEDSAVCDLEDIHEFGKVYLPAVYISVFALGLVGNLLVVCAIMKGSHQKSITDIFFLNLAVSDLLFVISLPFWAVSVVWGWTFGNIPCKIITSFYYVGFFGAMFFITVISIDRYLAIVWVAFSLKARKVIHGSLTTLGVWLVALLISVPQFIFSQETEKICKPLYPPEFKEIWPIFCNVEMNVLGFLIPACVISYCYFGIIRTLLLCKNNKKTRAIKLILVVVIVFFLFWTPYNVSIFLETLRHYELVDKCHIWIDYAMHATETLAFSHCCLNPVIYVFAGEKFRKYLHGLFQKCCSFICFCGPCGQRQAGSPTITLESVLISNPTQNTSNQEASVLL; translated from the exons ATGGAGAAAGAACTGCCGACACAGAACTG GCAATCACTCGCTATGACCGATGCGTTCCAGGAAGCGACGACTGAATTTGCCTATGATGAAGACTCGGCTGTTTGTGATTTAGAGGACATCCATGAGTTTGGAAAAGTCTATCTGCCAGCTGTCTACATCTCGGTGTTTGCTCTTGGCCTGGTGGGAAACCTCCTGGTGGTTTGTGCCATCATGAAGGGCAGCCATCAGAAGAGCATCACggacatttttttcttaaacttgGCTGTCTCGGACCTTCTCTTCGTGATCTCTCTTCCTTTCTGGGCTGTCTCCGTGGTGTGGGGATGGACGTTTGGGAACATTCCATGCAAAATCATCACCTCGTTTTATTATGTGGGTTTCTTTGGGGCCATGTTTTTCATCACTGTCATAAGCATCGACAGATACCTGGCCATAGTTTGGGTAGCATTTTCTCTGAAAGCCAGGAAAGTCATCCATGGCTCTCTTACCACTCTTGGGGTGTGGTTGGTGGCCCTTTTAATCTCAGTGCCGCAATTTATCTTCAGCCAGGAGACGGAGAAAATTTGCAAGCCTTTGTATCCTCCTGAGTTTAAGGAAATCTGGCCCATTTTCTGCAACGTGGAAATGAATGTCTTAGGGTTCCTTATCCCAGCCTGTGTCATAAGCTACTGCTATTTTGGGATCATCAGGACACTGCTCCtctgcaaaaataacaaaaaaacaagAGCCATAAAACTGATTTTAGTGGTGGTGAttgtgtttttcctcttttggacCCCCTACAATGTATCAATTTTTCTGGAAACTTTAAGACACTATGAGCTGGTTGACAAGTGCCACATATGGATAGACTATGCAATGCATGCAACAGAAACACTAGCATTTAGTCACTGTTGTCTCAATCCAGTTATCTATGTTTTTGCTGGGGAAAAATTCAGGAAGTACCTTCATGGTTTGTTTCAAAAATGCTGCTCATTCATATGCTTCTGTGGTCCCTGTGGCCAACGCCAGGCTGGGTCTCCAACCATCACTCTAGAAAGTGTGCTGATCAGCAACCCAACCCAGAACACCAGCAACCAGGAGGCCTCTGTCCTTCTGTGA